One Fontisphaera persica DNA window includes the following coding sequences:
- a CDS encoding cyclic nucleotide-binding domain-containing protein → MAATNTGNSSPPPATPAPLPPALLEQYLDALLAGHPPPPTHKTSVDFGLLHAIASPDTFLHDKARRVLEVMNVMDRWRLARLVDDVAAPARAMVKERFAPFQVGMLPEDFAGTPARDYASGARLFAAGDEAQEAFLVESGRILISKNGRPVAQLGRNEFFGNLPFLLPVQRTADAFALEPTRVRVLAKEAYLAKFKSYSPRRQADEFQLAHVMLRQLILGLARYDSTVKVLVDYLFPDMTRSEQAEALQRWIEHFTQGAGLTEARLYGLFNLLELLDRELLLLAHLDHAGAEAIAKVRQQQGILRGVAACGLRQAPTGLEVFTRPPQFCRLAEQNAAWLTSAPASLDVVCLPEFLWPREGSRRALLTEADARTLAQRLQPQSWLYVAAPPGSPLLPVLRQAGLFAGMIVPGLYALSPAGPPKDLPPPEASPVEKKSGASWREKLQSWWRK, encoded by the coding sequence ATGGCCGCCACCAACACAGGCAACTCCAGCCCCCCTCCCGCCACACCCGCACCCCTGCCCCCCGCCTTGCTGGAACAATACTTGGACGCCCTCCTGGCCGGCCATCCCCCGCCACCCACCCATAAAACCAGCGTGGACTTTGGCCTGCTTCATGCCATTGCCTCGCCGGACACCTTCCTGCATGACAAGGCCCGCCGCGTCCTCGAAGTCATGAACGTCATGGACCGCTGGCGCCTCGCCCGGCTCGTGGATGACGTGGCCGCCCCCGCCCGCGCCATGGTCAAGGAACGTTTCGCCCCCTTCCAGGTGGGCATGTTGCCGGAAGACTTTGCCGGCACGCCCGCCCGCGATTACGCCTCCGGCGCCCGCTTGTTTGCCGCCGGCGACGAGGCCCAGGAAGCTTTCCTGGTGGAAAGCGGTCGCATTCTCATCTCCAAAAACGGCCGCCCCGTGGCGCAATTGGGCCGCAACGAATTCTTTGGCAACCTGCCCTTCCTCCTGCCCGTCCAACGCACCGCCGATGCCTTCGCGCTGGAACCCACCCGCGTCCGCGTCCTGGCCAAGGAGGCCTACCTGGCCAAGTTCAAAAGCTATTCCCCCCGCCGCCAGGCCGATGAATTCCAATTGGCCCATGTCATGCTCCGCCAGCTCATCCTCGGACTGGCCCGCTACGACTCCACCGTCAAGGTGCTGGTGGATTACCTGTTTCCCGACATGACCCGCAGCGAGCAGGCCGAAGCCCTGCAACGGTGGATTGAACATTTCACCCAGGGCGCCGGTCTGACCGAAGCCCGCCTCTACGGGCTGTTCAACTTGCTGGAGCTGCTCGACCGTGAACTGCTGCTCCTGGCCCACCTGGACCACGCCGGCGCCGAGGCCATTGCCAAAGTCCGCCAGCAACAGGGCATCCTGCGTGGTGTGGCCGCCTGCGGCCTTCGCCAGGCCCCCACCGGTTTGGAAGTTTTCACCCGCCCCCCACAATTCTGCCGCCTGGCCGAACAAAACGCCGCCTGGCTGACCAGCGCGCCTGCCTCGCTGGATGTCGTTTGCCTGCCCGAATTCCTGTGGCCCAGGGAAGGCAGCCGCCGCGCCTTGCTGACGGAAGCCGATGCCCGGACCCTGGCACAGCGCTTGCAGCCGCAAAGCTGGCTCTATGTCGCCGCCCCACCCGGCAGCCCCCTTCTGCCCGTCCTGCGGCAGGCCGGCCTGTTTGCCGGCATGATTGTACCCGGACTCTACGCTCTGTCGCCTGCCGGCCCGCCCAAAGATTTGCCGCCCCCCGAGGCTTCACCCGTCGAAAAGAAGTCAGGCGCGAGCTGGCGCGAAAAGCTTCAAAGCTGGTGGCGCAAATAA
- a CDS encoding M23 family metallopeptidase — MKFAGWCRAAVIAGMWMAGGGAWGAEVFHLPTPNRAIYQVGGMERYYVPTTGRTWESGTFGCVRSEGRQFHEGIDIRPVRRDRQGEAADSIYATADGTVAYVNMQGHLSNYGKYLILRHVVEGVELYSLYAHLSQVAPGLAPGRPVRGGQVIGVMGRTANTREGISRERAHLHFELALLLNDQFSAWFQKHHPGERNDHGVWNGQNLAGLDPTQILVRQRRPDFSLLKFVQGQTELCRIWVRQADFPYARRYAVLMRRNPVAEKEGVAGYEIAFTYNGLPFQLTPRATSETRHWGAMALLSVNAAEFRRQPCRKLVEEKGGQFAISAAGQKYLQLLLYPGR; from the coding sequence ATGAAGTTTGCCGGATGGTGCAGGGCGGCGGTGATTGCCGGGATGTGGATGGCAGGAGGCGGGGCCTGGGGGGCGGAGGTTTTTCATTTGCCCACGCCCAACCGCGCGATTTATCAGGTGGGCGGCATGGAGCGTTACTACGTGCCGACGACGGGGCGCACGTGGGAGAGCGGCACGTTTGGTTGTGTGCGGTCGGAGGGGCGGCAGTTTCATGAAGGGATTGACATCCGGCCGGTGCGGCGTGACCGGCAGGGGGAGGCGGCGGATTCGATTTACGCCACGGCGGATGGCACGGTGGCGTATGTGAATATGCAGGGGCATTTGTCGAATTACGGCAAATACCTCATTTTGCGCCATGTGGTGGAGGGGGTGGAGTTGTACAGTCTTTACGCGCACTTGAGCCAGGTGGCGCCGGGACTGGCGCCGGGGCGGCCGGTGCGCGGGGGTCAGGTGATTGGGGTGATGGGCCGCACGGCCAATACGCGCGAGGGCATCAGCCGGGAGCGGGCTCATCTGCATTTTGAGCTGGCGTTGTTGTTAAATGACCAGTTCAGCGCGTGGTTTCAGAAGCATCATCCGGGGGAGCGTAATGACCACGGGGTTTGGAATGGCCAAAATCTGGCGGGGCTGGACCCCACCCAAATCCTGGTGCGGCAGCGGCGGCCGGATTTCAGCCTGTTGAAGTTTGTGCAAGGCCAGACGGAGTTGTGCCGCATCTGGGTGCGGCAGGCGGATTTCCCCTATGCGCGGCGTTATGCGGTGCTGATGCGGCGCAATCCGGTGGCGGAGAAAGAAGGGGTGGCGGGGTATGAGATTGCCTTTACGTACAACGGCCTGCCCTTTCAGTTGACGCCGCGCGCGACCTCGGAAACCCGGCATTGGGGTGCCATGGCGTTGTTGTCGGTGAATGCGGCGGAATTCCGCCGACAGCCCTGCCGCAAGCTGGTGGAGGAAAAGGGGGGGCAATTTGCCATATCAGCGGCCGGGCAGAAATACCTGCAATTACTCTTGTATCCCGGGCGCTGA
- the mtnP gene encoding S-methyl-5'-thioadenosine phosphorylase gives MNASPAAIGVIGGTGLYDLPGLTQTRWVTLKTPFGPPSDQLLTGTLAGRPVVFLPRHGRGHRLLPSELNHRANIWAMKKLGVAWILSVSAVGSLQKKYRPRDIVLPDQFLDRTKQSAAHTFFGRGIVAHISFAEPICHELRAILYDCARAEKARVHNGGTYVCMEGPAFSTKAESRLNHQLGGAVIGMTNLGEAKCAREAEIAYANLALVTDYDCWSPEEEHVSLSVILDNLHHNAALARAIIARAIPEIPRQPGCKCQRALEHAIFTDRSLWPAKTVKELQPLLARFLSQKKKKPK, from the coding sequence ATGAATGCGTCCCCTGCTGCCATTGGGGTCATCGGAGGCACCGGCCTGTATGACCTGCCCGGCCTGACTCAAACCCGCTGGGTCACCCTCAAAACCCCCTTCGGCCCGCCCTCAGACCAGTTGCTCACCGGCACCTTGGCCGGACGCCCCGTGGTTTTCCTGCCCCGGCACGGGCGCGGCCATCGCCTGCTGCCCAGCGAGCTCAATCACCGCGCCAACATCTGGGCCATGAAAAAATTGGGCGTGGCCTGGATTCTCAGCGTCAGCGCTGTGGGCTCCCTGCAGAAAAAATACCGGCCGCGGGACATCGTCCTGCCCGACCAGTTTCTCGACCGCACCAAGCAATCCGCCGCCCATACCTTCTTCGGCCGCGGCATTGTCGCGCACATCTCGTTTGCCGAACCCATCTGCCACGAGCTGCGCGCCATTTTGTATGATTGCGCCCGCGCCGAAAAAGCCCGCGTCCATAACGGCGGCACCTACGTTTGCATGGAAGGCCCCGCCTTCAGCACCAAAGCCGAGTCCCGCCTCAATCACCAGCTCGGCGGCGCCGTCATCGGCATGACCAACCTCGGCGAGGCCAAATGCGCCCGCGAAGCCGAAATCGCCTACGCCAACCTGGCCCTCGTCACCGATTACGATTGCTGGAGTCCGGAGGAGGAGCATGTCTCGCTCTCGGTTATCCTGGACAACCTCCACCACAATGCCGCCCTGGCTCGGGCCATCATCGCCCGAGCCATTCCGGAAATTCCCCGCCAGCCGGGTTGCAAATGCCAGCGGGCGCTGGAACATGCCATTTTCACCGACCGGAGTCTCTGGCCCGCCAAAACAGTCAAGGAACTGCAGCCCCTGCTGGCGCGCTTCCTGAGCCAAAAGAAAAAAAAACCAAAATAA
- a CDS encoding isoamylase early set domain-containing protein, giving the protein MSRHFDVNTYSPLRRATPQKVKKPVNFLFVAPQAHSVTVCGDFNDWNPTSHPLKRMPDGAWMATIELAHGHHRYVFMVDNTPHLDPRAQGIARNDKNERVSLIAVS; this is encoded by the coding sequence ATGAGTCGGCATTTTGATGTGAACACATACAGCCCGCTCCGGCGGGCCACGCCTCAGAAGGTCAAGAAACCCGTCAATTTCCTCTTTGTGGCCCCCCAGGCGCACTCCGTAACGGTATGCGGGGATTTCAATGATTGGAATCCCACCTCCCACCCTCTCAAACGCATGCCGGACGGCGCCTGGATGGCTACCATCGAACTGGCCCACGGCCATCACCGCTACGTCTTCATGGTGGACAACACCCCCCACCTCGACCCCCGGGCCCAGGGCATTGCCCGCAACGATAAAAACGAACGCGTCTCCTTAATCGCCGTGAGCTGA
- the tadA gene encoding tRNA adenosine(34) deaminase TadA, whose product MGEPAIIDLHSDAYFMGEALRQAARAFAAEEVPVGAVMVRGGQIIGRAYNQVELLKDATAHAEMLVLTQAQEAVGDWRLNDCTLYVTKEPCAMCAGALVHARVGRVVFGAPDPKAGAAGGALNLLQFPTFNHRCEITGLVRAEECRALLREFFARQRALKGGGASAHGD is encoded by the coding sequence ATGGGTGAGCCTGCAATCATAGATTTGCACAGCGATGCCTATTTCATGGGCGAGGCTTTGCGGCAGGCAGCGCGGGCGTTTGCGGCGGAGGAGGTGCCGGTGGGGGCGGTGATGGTGCGTGGGGGGCAGATTATTGGGCGGGCCTACAACCAGGTGGAGTTGCTGAAGGATGCCACGGCGCATGCGGAGATGCTGGTGTTGACGCAGGCGCAGGAGGCGGTGGGGGACTGGCGCCTGAATGATTGCACGCTCTACGTGACCAAGGAGCCCTGCGCCATGTGCGCGGGGGCGCTGGTGCATGCGCGGGTGGGCCGGGTGGTTTTTGGCGCGCCGGACCCCAAGGCGGGCGCGGCAGGGGGAGCGTTAAACCTGCTGCAGTTTCCTACGTTCAATCACCGCTGCGAAATCACGGGCCTGGTGCGCGCGGAGGAATGCCGCGCCCTGTTGCGCGAGTTTTTTGCGCGGCAGCGCGCCCTGAAGGGCGGGGGCGCGTCAGCTCACGGCGATTAA
- a CDS encoding NUDIX hydrolase has protein sequence MSMPHKISTLLYGFDGEGRVLLMERAQEPNLGLWSPPGGKLHTAEGESPYMCACREAREELGLQLTPAQLHLVGMVSEHGYAGQAHWLMFLFEILPPLSVAPPPIREGRFAFISREGLERLPLPETDREQIWPLFWRHRGGFFAAYCHVHPDGRREWTLEESRPAHG, from the coding sequence ATGAGCATGCCCCATAAAATATCCACGCTGCTTTACGGGTTTGATGGCGAGGGCCGCGTGCTCTTGATGGAACGGGCGCAGGAGCCCAACCTGGGTTTGTGGAGTCCGCCCGGGGGGAAGCTGCACACGGCCGAGGGAGAATCGCCGTACATGTGCGCCTGCCGGGAAGCGCGGGAGGAGCTGGGGTTGCAGCTCACGCCGGCGCAATTGCATCTGGTGGGGATGGTGAGTGAGCATGGGTACGCCGGCCAGGCGCACTGGCTGATGTTTTTGTTTGAGATTCTCCCGCCCTTGAGCGTGGCGCCGCCCCCCATTCGGGAGGGGCGGTTTGCGTTTATCAGCCGGGAGGGGTTGGAGCGTTTGCCGCTGCCGGAGACCGATCGCGAGCAAATCTGGCCGTTATTCTGGCGGCATCGTGGCGGTTTTTTTGCGGCGTATTGTCATGTGCATCCCGATGGCCGGCGGGAATGGACATTGGAAGAAAGCCGGCCAGCGCATGGGTGA
- the tig gene encoding trigger factor: protein MNVTVENIGPCKRLLRVEADVNEVERGFEEVTRDFLKHATLPGFRPGKAPKDMVVRRFEKEISQETREKLVRDLFQAAVEQQKIQIYHIQDVETVSFNRGQPMQFTVTVEVKPEFELPNYRQIPVTVEARTVTDKDVEDALEALRQQQKGYRTVERVATAEDVLVIDAKATVEGVPISQKLGANTSMYESPKGFWVGAQRELGPNFFAQLVGAGAGEKRTLQVTYPADYPTKEMAGQTVTYEVEVREVREPFVPPLDEAFAKQMGAESVEALRAGVRKDLENEVKYRRRNQIVNQVVMHLVQAVNFELPETALQEETRNEVYQRVANLQQRGLSPQQIEEQKDHIFSSSQGTAFVRVKLDFILEKIAQAENIQVTQQQVAEYLTYLAYQRQVPAEQLVKEMQKSGELSAVYRRLLLDRALDFVVDQAQVTEKAPAAAGDAGEAPAGGA from the coding sequence GTGAACGTAACGGTTGAAAATATTGGCCCCTGCAAACGTCTGTTGCGGGTGGAAGCGGATGTCAACGAGGTGGAGAGGGGGTTTGAAGAGGTCACACGTGATTTTCTCAAACATGCGACTTTGCCCGGTTTCCGCCCCGGCAAGGCACCCAAAGACATGGTGGTGCGGCGGTTTGAGAAGGAAATCAGCCAGGAAACCCGCGAAAAACTGGTGCGTGACCTTTTTCAGGCCGCGGTGGAGCAGCAAAAAATACAAATCTACCACATTCAGGATGTGGAAACGGTCAGCTTCAACCGGGGCCAGCCGATGCAGTTCACGGTGACGGTGGAGGTGAAACCGGAGTTTGAACTGCCCAATTACCGCCAGATTCCCGTGACGGTGGAGGCCCGCACGGTGACTGACAAAGACGTGGAGGACGCCCTGGAGGCATTGCGGCAGCAGCAGAAAGGTTACCGGACGGTGGAGCGAGTGGCGACGGCGGAGGATGTGCTGGTGATTGATGCCAAGGCCACCGTGGAAGGGGTGCCCATTTCGCAGAAATTGGGGGCCAACACCTCCATGTACGAATCGCCCAAGGGCTTCTGGGTGGGGGCGCAGCGGGAATTGGGGCCGAACTTCTTTGCGCAATTGGTGGGGGCCGGCGCTGGGGAAAAACGCACCTTGCAAGTGACATATCCGGCGGATTATCCCACGAAGGAAATGGCCGGGCAAACCGTGACCTATGAAGTGGAGGTGCGTGAGGTTAGAGAGCCGTTTGTGCCGCCCTTGGATGAGGCTTTTGCGAAGCAGATGGGGGCGGAGAGTGTGGAGGCCTTGCGCGCGGGGGTGCGGAAGGATTTGGAGAACGAGGTGAAATACCGCCGGCGAAACCAGATAGTGAATCAGGTGGTGATGCATCTGGTGCAGGCCGTGAATTTTGAATTGCCGGAAACGGCGCTGCAGGAGGAAACGCGCAATGAGGTGTACCAGCGGGTGGCCAATTTGCAGCAACGGGGCTTGTCGCCGCAGCAGATCGAGGAACAGAAAGACCACATCTTTTCCTCCAGCCAAGGCACGGCTTTTGTGCGGGTGAAGCTGGATTTCATTCTGGAAAAAATTGCCCAGGCGGAAAACATCCAGGTTACCCAGCAGCAGGTGGCGGAATACCTGACCTATCTGGCCTACCAGCGTCAGGTGCCGGCGGAGCAGCTTGTGAAAGAGATGCAGAAAAGCGGGGAGCTGTCGGCGGTGTATCGTCGGCTCTTGCTCGACCGAGCCCTGGATTTTGTGGTGGACCAGGCGCAAGTCACTGAAAAGGCGCCCGCGGCTGCCGGTGATGCCGGGGAGGCGCCGGCTGGGGGCGCTTGA